The genomic segment CTGCAATTATGGCTGCCCACGATATTCCTTATGTTGCCCAGGCAGTCGTAGGAAACTGGAATGACTTTGTTACAAAGGTTCAAAAGGCGCTGGAAACTGACGGCCCTTCATTTATAAATATATTGCAGCCTTGCCGTCTTGGATGGGGCTATCCTCCCGAAGAAACAATGTCTATCGGGCGTCTTGCTGTTGAAACCTGTATGTGGCCGATATATGAAGTTGTAAACGGGCAGTATAAAATCAATTCTAAACCGAAAGAGAAAAAGCCCGTAGCAGAGTTTATGAAAAAACAGTCAAGATTTAAGCATTTATTTAAACCTGAGAATCAGGCGATTCTTGACAGCATACAAGCTGAAGTTGACCAGAAATGGAATAAACTGCTAAAATTGGAATCCCTTAGTAATGAGAAATGAGTAATGGGTAATGAGTAAAAACGATGGGCCAAGAGTTTTATTTTGAAAATCTCGAAGTTTATAAAAAAGGAATAAAGCTAGCTCACGATATTTATGAAATAACCAAGAGTTTTCCTGATAAGGAAGTTTTTGGATTGACAAGCCAGATAAGAAGAGCAGCTGTATCCATAGCGCTTAATATAGCTGAGGGTTCAGCAAGAAGTAAGAAAGAGTTTTTGCATTTTTTGGATATTTCAAGAGGTTCTGTGTTTGAAGTAGTTTCAATTTTTGATATTGTTCTTAAAGAAGAGTATGTTTCGCAGGAAATCCATTCTACCATTAAATTGAAGTTAGAAGAAATATCAAAGATGATAAGCGGCTTGAAACGTTCATT from the Elusimicrobiota bacterium genome contains:
- a CDS encoding four helix bundle protein, which gives rise to MGQEFYFENLEVYKKGIKLAHDIYEITKSFPDKEVFGLTSQIRRAAVSIALNIAEGSARSKKEFLHFLDISRGSVFEVVSIFDIVLKEEYVSQEIHSTIKLKLEEISKMISGLKRSLRSSNE